The proteins below are encoded in one region of Silene latifolia isolate original U9 population chromosome 2, ASM4854445v1, whole genome shotgun sequence:
- the LOC141643078 gene encoding folylpolyglutamate synthase-like isoform X1 has product MSQEDANESLNQTTSSRYEEAMNALSSLITTRSRAEKSNSGDRFDLLYDYVKILDLEEPISKLKVIHIAGTKGKGSTCIFAESILRNCGFSTGLFTSPHLIDVRERFRINGTEISQDKFLAYFWWCFDTLKEKVTDDIPMPTYFRFLALLAFKIFSAEQVDVAIMEVGLGGRYDATNVVEAPVVCGISSLGYDHMEILGNTLGQIAGEKAGIFKVICVLANIIFQISVRVIIVIYEYLLQERVPAFTVSQPEEAMSVLEQNSSKLNVNLQVASPLDPNLLNGLQLGLGGDHQLVNAGLAVALCSSWLQRTGHLDIPYHISSSSLPEQFIKGLATASFQGRAQIVADQYIGAEGSEDLVFYLDGAHSPESMEVCAKWFFHAIKEDEQQRVAIDHRASVNSRLSLELARGFHHSTIRKSSTQILLFNCMSVRDPQLLLPRLMKTCANYGVHFQQALFVPNVSVYNKVMSKVPQPDKQVDISWQLTLQRVWESLVKAEKGGQDKGANMSFEETRDGNEKGIVNGSNSKVFPTLPLAIKWLRDNARQNQSTRLQVLVTGSLHLVGDVLRLIRK; this is encoded by the exons ATGTCACAAG AGGATGCCAATGAATCATTGAATCAAACGACGTCGTCTCGTTATGAAGAGGCGATGAATGCACTCTCCTCATTGATAACTACCCGAAGTCGTGCTGAGAAGAGTAACAGTGGTGATCGCTTTGATCTACTTTATGATTATGTTAAG ATATTGGACTTGGAAGAACCAATATCAAAGTTGAAAGTTATTCATATCGCGGGTACTAAAGGAAAG GGCTCAACATGCATTTTTGCTGAATCAATATTACGCAATTGCGGCTTCAGTACAGGGCTTTTTACATCTCCCCATCTCATTGATGTCAGGGAAAGATTTCGAATAAATGG TACTGAAATCAGTCAAGACAAGTTTTTGGCGTACTTCTGGTGGTGTTTTGATACCCTGAAG GAGAAAGTCACTGATGATATACCTATGCCTACTTATTTTCGATTCCTTGCTCTGCTTGCCTTCAAGATATTTTCGGCTGAGCAG GTTGATGTTGCTATCATGGAGGTTGGGTTGGGAGGAAGATACGATGCCACAAATGTG GTTGAGGCACCGGTTGTTTGTGGCATATCCTCTCTTGGGTATGATCACATGGAAATTCTTG GAAATACTCTTGGTCAAATTGCTGGAGAGAAAGCTGGCATTTTCAAGGTAATTTGTGTTCTTGCCAACATTATTTTTCAAATTTCAGTTAGGGTGATTATAGTAATTTATGAATATTTGCTTCAGGAACGTGTTCCTGCATTTACTGTCTCACAACCTGAGGAAGCAATGAGCGTACTCGAGCAAAATAGCTCCAAGTTGAAT GTAAATCTTCAAGTAGCATCACCGTTGGATCCGAACTTGCTAAATGGTTTGCAACTTGGTCTTGGAGGGGACCATCAATTAGTAAATGCTGGCCTTGCTGTGGCGTTGTGCTCTTCTTGGCTGCAAAGAACTGGACATCTTGATATCCCTTACCATATAAGCTCG AGCTCGTTGCCCGAACAgtttatcaaaggtcttgcaactGCTAGTTTTCAAGGGAGGGCCCAAATTGTTGCTGATCAATATATTGGCGCTGAAGGTTCTGAAGATTTGGTCTTTTATCTGGATGGGGCCCATAGTCCTGAAAGCATGGAAGTTTGTGCAAAGTGGTTCTTCCATGCCATTAAAGAGGATGAGCAACAGCGAGTAGCCATTGACCATCGAGCTTCTGTTAATTCACGTCTCTCTTTAGAATTGGCTCGTGGTTTTCACCATTCAACTATAAGAAAAAGTTCGACTCAG ATATTGCTCTTCAACTGTATGTCAGTGAGGGATCCCCAGTTGCTTCTGCCAAGGTTGATGAAAACTTGTGCAAACTATG GAGTGCACTTCCAGCAGGCGCTTTTTGTTCCCAATGTATCAGTATATAACAAGGTCATGAGTAAAGTGCCTCAACCAGATAAGCAAGTTGATATATCATGGCAGTTGACTCTACAGAGAGTCTGGGAAAGTCTCGTTAAAGCTGAAAAAG GTGGACAAGACAAGGGTGCAAATATGAGCTTTGAAGAAACCAGAGATGGCAATGAAAAGGGTATTGTTAATGGCTCAAACAGTAAAGTGTTTCCTACCCTTCCCTTAGCTATCAAATGGTTAAGAGACAATGCTCGACAAAATCAGTCTACTCGTCTTCAG GTCCTTGTAACTGGTTCCCTGCATTTAGTGGGAGACGTTTTGAGATTAATAAGGAAGTAG
- the LOC141643079 gene encoding serine/threonine-protein phosphatase PP1-like, which translates to MATPQGAGAGNGASIDPTVLDDIIRRLLEVRLARPGKQVQLSESEIRQLCLAARDVFANQPNLLELQAPIKICGDIHGQYSDLLRLFEYGGFPPQANYLFLGDYVDRGRQSLETICLLLAYKIKYPENFFLLRGNHECASINRIYGFYDECKRRFNVRLWKTFTDCFNFLPVAALIDDKILCMHGGLSPDLQNMDQIRNLPRPTAVPDTGLLCDLLWADPGPDVKGWAMNDRGVSYTFGADKMSEFLAKHDLDLVCRAHQVVEDGYEFFADRQLVTIFSAPNYCGEFDNAGAMMSVDENLMCSFQILKPAERKKNLMTIM; encoded by the exons ATGGCGACTCCTCAAGGCGCCGGCGCCGGCAATGGTGCTTCCATTGACCCTACTGTGCTTGACGATATTATTCGTCGGCTTTTGGAGGTTCGTTTGGCCCGACCCGGTAAGCAAGTCCAGCTATCTGAATCCGAGATCCGACAACTTTGTCTCGCCGCCCGTGATGTTTTCGCCAACCAACCTAATCTCCTTGAACTTCAAGCCCCCATTAAGATTTGCG GTGATATTCATGGGCAGTACAGTGATCTGTTACGGCTTTTTGAATATGGTGGTTTTCCTCCTCAAGCCAATTATCTATTTCTGGGAGATTATGTTGATCGTGGCAGGCAAAGTTTAGAGACAATCTGCCTTCTGCTAGCCTACAAGATTAAGTATCCCGAGAATTTTTTTCTTTTAAGAGGAAATCATGAGTGTGCTTCCATTAATCGTATATATGGATTCTATGACGAATGCAAGCGGCGGTTTAACGTCAGACTTTGGAAGACCTTCACTGACTGCTTCAATTTTCTGCCTGTGGCAGCTTTAATAGATGACAAAATATTGTGCATGCATGGTGGTCTTTCTCCAGACCTACAAAACATGGATCAAATTAGAAACTTACCTCGCCCTACGGCAGTGCCTGATACTGGTCTGCTTTGTGATTTGCTATGGGCCGATCCTGGTCCTGATGTTAAGGGATGGGCAATGAATGACAGAGGAGTTTCCTACACCTTCGGTGCTGATAAGATGTCAGAATTTTTGGCAAAGCATGATCTCGACTTGGTCTGCCGTGCACATCAG GTAGTAGAGGATGGTtatgaattcttcgcagataggCAGCTGGTTACCATATTCTCAGCCCCAAATTATTGCGGGGAATTTGATAATGCCGGAGCAATGATGAGTGTAGATGAGAACTTGATGTGCTCTTTTCAGATCCTGAAACCAGCAGAAAGGAAGAAAAATTTAATGACGATAATGTGA
- the LOC141643078 gene encoding folylpolyglutamate synthase-like isoform X3 produces MPTYFRFLALLAFKIFSAEQVDVAIMEVGLGGRYDATNVVEAPVVCGISSLGYDHMEILGNTLGQIAGEKAGIFKERVPAFTVSQPEEAMSVLEQNSSKLNVNLQVASPLDPNLLNGLQLGLGGDHQLVNAGLAVALCSSWLQRTGHLDIPYHISSSSLPEQFIKGLATASFQGRAQIVADQYIGAEGSEDLVFYLDGAHSPESMEVCAKWFFHAIKEDEQQRVAIDHRASVNSRLSLELARGFHHSTIRKSSTQILLFNCMSVRDPQLLLPRLMKTCANYGVHFQQALFVPNVSVYNKVMSKVPQPDKQVDISWQLTLQRVWESLVKAEKGGQDKGANMSFEETRDGNEKGIVNGSNSKVFPTLPLAIKWLRDNARQNQSTRLQVLVTGSLHLVGDVLRLIRK; encoded by the exons ATGCCTACTTATTTTCGATTCCTTGCTCTGCTTGCCTTCAAGATATTTTCGGCTGAGCAG GTTGATGTTGCTATCATGGAGGTTGGGTTGGGAGGAAGATACGATGCCACAAATGTG GTTGAGGCACCGGTTGTTTGTGGCATATCCTCTCTTGGGTATGATCACATGGAAATTCTTG GAAATACTCTTGGTCAAATTGCTGGAGAGAAAGCTGGCATTTTCAAG GAACGTGTTCCTGCATTTACTGTCTCACAACCTGAGGAAGCAATGAGCGTACTCGAGCAAAATAGCTCCAAGTTGAAT GTAAATCTTCAAGTAGCATCACCGTTGGATCCGAACTTGCTAAATGGTTTGCAACTTGGTCTTGGAGGGGACCATCAATTAGTAAATGCTGGCCTTGCTGTGGCGTTGTGCTCTTCTTGGCTGCAAAGAACTGGACATCTTGATATCCCTTACCATATAAGCTCG AGCTCGTTGCCCGAACAgtttatcaaaggtcttgcaactGCTAGTTTTCAAGGGAGGGCCCAAATTGTTGCTGATCAATATATTGGCGCTGAAGGTTCTGAAGATTTGGTCTTTTATCTGGATGGGGCCCATAGTCCTGAAAGCATGGAAGTTTGTGCAAAGTGGTTCTTCCATGCCATTAAAGAGGATGAGCAACAGCGAGTAGCCATTGACCATCGAGCTTCTGTTAATTCACGTCTCTCTTTAGAATTGGCTCGTGGTTTTCACCATTCAACTATAAGAAAAAGTTCGACTCAG ATATTGCTCTTCAACTGTATGTCAGTGAGGGATCCCCAGTTGCTTCTGCCAAGGTTGATGAAAACTTGTGCAAACTATG GAGTGCACTTCCAGCAGGCGCTTTTTGTTCCCAATGTATCAGTATATAACAAGGTCATGAGTAAAGTGCCTCAACCAGATAAGCAAGTTGATATATCATGGCAGTTGACTCTACAGAGAGTCTGGGAAAGTCTCGTTAAAGCTGAAAAAG GTGGACAAGACAAGGGTGCAAATATGAGCTTTGAAGAAACCAGAGATGGCAATGAAAAGGGTATTGTTAATGGCTCAAACAGTAAAGTGTTTCCTACCCTTCCCTTAGCTATCAAATGGTTAAGAGACAATGCTCGACAAAATCAGTCTACTCGTCTTCAG GTCCTTGTAACTGGTTCCCTGCATTTAGTGGGAGACGTTTTGAGATTAATAAGGAAGTAG
- the LOC141643078 gene encoding folylpolyglutamate synthase-like isoform X2 encodes MSQEDANESLNQTTSSRYEEAMNALSSLITTRSRAEKSNSGDRFDLLYDYVKILDLEEPISKLKVIHIAGTKGKGSTCIFAESILRNCGFSTGLFTSPHLIDVRERFRINGTEISQDKFLAYFWWCFDTLKEKVTDDIPMPTYFRFLALLAFKIFSAEQVDVAIMEVGLGGRYDATNVVEAPVVCGISSLGYDHMEILGNTLGQIAGEKAGIFKERVPAFTVSQPEEAMSVLEQNSSKLNVNLQVASPLDPNLLNGLQLGLGGDHQLVNAGLAVALCSSWLQRTGHLDIPYHISSSSLPEQFIKGLATASFQGRAQIVADQYIGAEGSEDLVFYLDGAHSPESMEVCAKWFFHAIKEDEQQRVAIDHRASVNSRLSLELARGFHHSTIRKSSTQILLFNCMSVRDPQLLLPRLMKTCANYGVHFQQALFVPNVSVYNKVMSKVPQPDKQVDISWQLTLQRVWESLVKAEKGGQDKGANMSFEETRDGNEKGIVNGSNSKVFPTLPLAIKWLRDNARQNQSTRLQVLVTGSLHLVGDVLRLIRK; translated from the exons ATGTCACAAG AGGATGCCAATGAATCATTGAATCAAACGACGTCGTCTCGTTATGAAGAGGCGATGAATGCACTCTCCTCATTGATAACTACCCGAAGTCGTGCTGAGAAGAGTAACAGTGGTGATCGCTTTGATCTACTTTATGATTATGTTAAG ATATTGGACTTGGAAGAACCAATATCAAAGTTGAAAGTTATTCATATCGCGGGTACTAAAGGAAAG GGCTCAACATGCATTTTTGCTGAATCAATATTACGCAATTGCGGCTTCAGTACAGGGCTTTTTACATCTCCCCATCTCATTGATGTCAGGGAAAGATTTCGAATAAATGG TACTGAAATCAGTCAAGACAAGTTTTTGGCGTACTTCTGGTGGTGTTTTGATACCCTGAAG GAGAAAGTCACTGATGATATACCTATGCCTACTTATTTTCGATTCCTTGCTCTGCTTGCCTTCAAGATATTTTCGGCTGAGCAG GTTGATGTTGCTATCATGGAGGTTGGGTTGGGAGGAAGATACGATGCCACAAATGTG GTTGAGGCACCGGTTGTTTGTGGCATATCCTCTCTTGGGTATGATCACATGGAAATTCTTG GAAATACTCTTGGTCAAATTGCTGGAGAGAAAGCTGGCATTTTCAAG GAACGTGTTCCTGCATTTACTGTCTCACAACCTGAGGAAGCAATGAGCGTACTCGAGCAAAATAGCTCCAAGTTGAAT GTAAATCTTCAAGTAGCATCACCGTTGGATCCGAACTTGCTAAATGGTTTGCAACTTGGTCTTGGAGGGGACCATCAATTAGTAAATGCTGGCCTTGCTGTGGCGTTGTGCTCTTCTTGGCTGCAAAGAACTGGACATCTTGATATCCCTTACCATATAAGCTCG AGCTCGTTGCCCGAACAgtttatcaaaggtcttgcaactGCTAGTTTTCAAGGGAGGGCCCAAATTGTTGCTGATCAATATATTGGCGCTGAAGGTTCTGAAGATTTGGTCTTTTATCTGGATGGGGCCCATAGTCCTGAAAGCATGGAAGTTTGTGCAAAGTGGTTCTTCCATGCCATTAAAGAGGATGAGCAACAGCGAGTAGCCATTGACCATCGAGCTTCTGTTAATTCACGTCTCTCTTTAGAATTGGCTCGTGGTTTTCACCATTCAACTATAAGAAAAAGTTCGACTCAG ATATTGCTCTTCAACTGTATGTCAGTGAGGGATCCCCAGTTGCTTCTGCCAAGGTTGATGAAAACTTGTGCAAACTATG GAGTGCACTTCCAGCAGGCGCTTTTTGTTCCCAATGTATCAGTATATAACAAGGTCATGAGTAAAGTGCCTCAACCAGATAAGCAAGTTGATATATCATGGCAGTTGACTCTACAGAGAGTCTGGGAAAGTCTCGTTAAAGCTGAAAAAG GTGGACAAGACAAGGGTGCAAATATGAGCTTTGAAGAAACCAGAGATGGCAATGAAAAGGGTATTGTTAATGGCTCAAACAGTAAAGTGTTTCCTACCCTTCCCTTAGCTATCAAATGGTTAAGAGACAATGCTCGACAAAATCAGTCTACTCGTCTTCAG GTCCTTGTAACTGGTTCCCTGCATTTAGTGGGAGACGTTTTGAGATTAATAAGGAAGTAG